In Opitutaceae bacterium TAV5, one genomic interval encodes:
- a CDS encoding transcriptional regulator, which translates to MPSILYDSVELRHLLYFRAVAEAGSFTRAAAVMGLRQPTLSQQIQQLEGKLGAPLFHRARRMCRLTPAGEMLLPYARRVLGEMENLRQSLDDLSGLKRGSLTVAALPVLSHRVMPAAVARFHTEHPEIRVRLLELSVDDMEAALVQGTVEMGIGYMPTGERSLRAQLLFQEELVAVVRADDPLAGRETVPLEEVLRRPLLALPPGHGTRTLTLNACAVARRVPRFAMEIGSVEVLLRTVSECGGPGLVPSSALWGRGRELAGCVVVRIVRPVLKRQVGFLNLHGVHTRPAAEAFVPIVREVVKAAERGARKNERKE; encoded by the coding sequence ATGCCATCTATTTTATACGATTCGGTCGAACTGCGTCATCTGCTCTACTTCCGGGCGGTGGCGGAAGCGGGGAGTTTCACGCGGGCGGCGGCGGTGATGGGGCTGCGCCAGCCGACGCTCTCGCAGCAGATCCAGCAACTCGAGGGGAAGCTGGGGGCGCCGCTCTTTCATCGGGCGCGGCGCATGTGCCGGCTGACGCCCGCCGGCGAGATGCTGCTGCCGTATGCGCGGCGGGTGCTGGGCGAGATGGAAAACCTGCGTCAGTCTCTCGACGACCTGAGCGGGTTGAAACGCGGCTCGCTGACGGTGGCGGCGCTGCCGGTGCTCTCGCACCGGGTGATGCCGGCGGCGGTGGCGCGGTTTCATACGGAGCACCCGGAGATCCGCGTGCGGTTGCTGGAGCTGTCGGTCGACGACATGGAAGCGGCGCTCGTGCAGGGCACGGTGGAGATGGGCATCGGCTACATGCCCACGGGGGAGCGCAGCTTGCGGGCGCAGTTGCTGTTTCAGGAAGAACTGGTGGCGGTGGTGCGTGCGGACGATCCGCTGGCGGGCCGCGAGACGGTGCCGCTGGAGGAAGTGTTGCGGCGTCCGTTGCTGGCGTTGCCGCCGGGACACGGCACGCGGACCCTGACGCTCAACGCATGCGCGGTGGCGCGGCGGGTGCCGCGGTTTGCGATGGAGATCGGTTCGGTGGAGGTGCTGCTGCGCACCGTGAGCGAATGCGGCGGGCCGGGTCTGGTGCCGTCATCGGCCTTGTGGGGGCGCGGCCGGGAACTGGCGGGTTGCGTGGTGGTGCGGATCGTGCGTCCGGTGCTGAAGCGGCAGGTGGGTTTCCTGAACCTGCACGGCGTGCACACGCGGCCGGCGGCGGAGGCGTTTGTGCCGATCGTGCGCGAGGTGGTGAAGGCGGCGGAGCGGGGCGCGCGGAAGAACGAGCGGAAGGAGTAA
- a CDS encoding spermidine/putrescine ABC transporter substrate-binding protein, which translates to MSTTTARHLNRRDFMKLAGGLAAGLALSPSFSSRAFAQSGGKRADELNILCWEGYNTEEVLGPFRKAFRGIKLKAESGTDDPSMINKLRAGELKVWDLINLNQCWAREQMWPEKLIVPLNQARFEPHLEKMLPWFYDKKTGINPFALSPDGKDLLGMIQRFGPFSFVVNTKKISRAAAEDGGFPMFLDPKLKNRYGILAYDNWNVMHLCFTAGFSPFKVHTPEEIELYRKTAQQLFTNAKMISGDLVQLNQALVNGDIDCYFSGGTYTASTARHEGFSEVRGISPLRGPVDGKGAMQWFELTSLVNNPDLSPRAADFLEFVQKPDICKAVAFAEGTFNPVSQMAQPEVFAKFSKQELDAIQWDSLEEEMNRSVDYQVVPDNDLLTSIYNEAKRTRS; encoded by the coding sequence ATGAGCACCACCACCGCACGCCATCTCAACCGTCGTGATTTCATGAAACTCGCAGGAGGTCTCGCCGCCGGGCTCGCCCTCTCCCCTTCCTTTTCCTCCCGCGCCTTCGCCCAGAGCGGCGGCAAGCGCGCCGACGAACTCAACATCCTCTGCTGGGAAGGCTACAACACCGAGGAAGTGCTCGGCCCCTTCCGCAAGGCCTTCCGTGGCATCAAGCTCAAGGCCGAATCCGGCACCGACGACCCGAGCATGATCAACAAGCTCCGCGCCGGCGAACTCAAGGTCTGGGATCTCATCAATCTCAACCAGTGCTGGGCTCGCGAACAAATGTGGCCCGAAAAGCTCATCGTTCCCCTCAACCAGGCGCGCTTCGAACCGCACCTGGAAAAAATGCTCCCCTGGTTCTACGACAAGAAGACCGGCATCAACCCCTTCGCCCTTTCGCCCGACGGCAAGGACCTGCTCGGCATGATCCAGCGTTTCGGCCCGTTCTCTTTTGTCGTGAACACCAAAAAAATCTCCCGCGCCGCCGCCGAGGACGGAGGTTTTCCGATGTTCCTCGATCCGAAACTGAAAAACCGCTACGGCATCCTCGCCTACGACAACTGGAACGTGATGCACCTCTGCTTCACCGCCGGCTTCAGCCCGTTCAAGGTGCACACGCCCGAGGAAATCGAGCTCTACCGCAAGACCGCACAACAACTCTTCACCAACGCGAAGATGATCTCCGGCGACCTCGTGCAACTCAACCAGGCCCTCGTCAACGGCGACATCGATTGCTACTTCTCCGGCGGCACCTACACCGCGTCCACCGCCCGCCACGAAGGATTTTCCGAAGTGCGCGGCATCTCCCCGCTCCGCGGCCCGGTCGACGGCAAGGGCGCCATGCAGTGGTTCGAGCTCACCTCGCTCGTCAACAATCCGGATCTCAGCCCGCGCGCCGCCGACTTCCTCGAATTCGTGCAAAAACCCGATATTTGCAAAGCCGTCGCCTTTGCCGAAGGCACCTTCAATCCGGTCTCGCAGATGGCGCAGCCCGAAGTTTTTGCCAAGTTCAGCAAACAGGAACTCGATGCCATCCAGTGGGACAGCCTCGAAGAGGAGATGAACCGCAGCGTCGATTACCAGGTCGTGCCCGACAACGACCTGCTCACCTCGATCTACAACGAAGCCAAGCGCACCCGCAGCTGA